From a region of the Chitinophaga caseinilytica genome:
- a CDS encoding rhodanese-like domain-containing protein has product MRQQITTARLFGLEDISPEEVLRRLGEPGFRMVDNNPCASYKRHHIPGARHLDPGDYGAGDLECGKEDTIVFYCSDALCGAAPYAAKRARNMGFEHVYVMTQGISQWLKNGFPTKNV; this is encoded by the coding sequence ATGAGACAGCAGATAACAACGGCCCGTCTTTTCGGGCTGGAAGACATTTCGCCGGAGGAGGTGCTCCGGCGCCTGGGGGAGCCGGGTTTCCGGATGGTGGACAATAATCCGTGCGCGTCGTACAAGCGGCACCATATTCCCGGTGCGCGGCATTTGGACCCGGGGGATTATGGGGCGGGGGATCTGGAATGCGGGAAGGAGGATACGATCGTTTTTTACTGTTCGGATGCCTTGTGCGGAGCGGCGCCCTATGCCGCGAAGCGCGCACGGAACATGGGTTTTGAGCATGTATACGTCATGACCCAGGGGATTTCCCAATGGTTAAAAAACGGCTTCCCGACAAAAAATGTTTGA
- the tyrS gene encoding tyrosine--tRNA ligase gives MNLISELRWRGMIQDIKPGTEEQLEKEMTTAYVGFDPTADSLHVGNLVPIMLLKHLQRAGHKPLALVGGATGMVGDPSFKAEERKMLDLDTLQHNLSSIKAQLEKYLDFDPSKSNYAEMVNNYDWFKDISFLSFIRDVGKHITVNYMMAKDSVKKRLEGDSGMSFTEFSYQMIQGYDFYHLYKTKNCKMQMGGSDQWGNIVTGTELVRRMGGGEGYAFTCPLIKKKDGTKFGKSESGNIWLDAAKTSPYEFYQFWLRSDDDDAENYIRIFTFLEEATINDLIAEHRQDASKRVLQKKLAQEVTSFIHGEEEYLNAVKTTDKLFNTSIDSLRELSEEELMQVFTGVVKFEMPAAVLEAGKDVVTFLAEAGVFPSKGEARKTIQGGGVSMNGSKLTAIDLKIDGSSLLNANSILFQKGKKNYYLVKII, from the coding sequence ATGAATCTAATATCGGAATTGCGCTGGCGCGGTATGATACAGGATATCAAGCCAGGCACGGAAGAACAGCTGGAAAAGGAAATGACGACCGCCTACGTGGGATTTGACCCGACGGCGGACTCGCTGCATGTGGGCAACCTCGTTCCCATCATGCTGCTCAAACACCTGCAGCGCGCCGGCCACAAGCCGCTCGCACTCGTAGGCGGCGCCACCGGCATGGTGGGCGACCCTTCCTTCAAAGCAGAAGAACGCAAAATGCTCGACCTGGACACGTTGCAGCACAACCTGAGCAGCATCAAAGCCCAGCTGGAGAAATACCTGGACTTCGACCCGTCGAAATCCAATTATGCGGAAATGGTGAACAACTACGACTGGTTCAAAGACATTTCGTTCCTCAGCTTCATCCGCGACGTAGGCAAGCACATCACCGTCAATTACATGATGGCGAAAGATTCCGTGAAGAAACGCCTCGAAGGCGACAGCGGCATGTCGTTCACGGAGTTTTCTTACCAGATGATCCAGGGGTACGACTTCTACCATTTATACAAGACGAAGAACTGCAAAATGCAGATGGGCGGCTCCGACCAGTGGGGCAATATCGTTACCGGAACGGAGCTCGTTCGCCGTATGGGCGGCGGCGAGGGATATGCCTTCACCTGTCCGCTGATCAAGAAGAAAGACGGTACCAAATTCGGCAAGTCCGAAAGCGGGAATATCTGGCTCGATGCGGCAAAGACCAGTCCGTACGAATTCTACCAGTTCTGGCTGCGTTCCGACGATGACGATGCGGAAAATTACATCAGGATCTTCACCTTCCTTGAAGAAGCTACGATCAACGACCTGATCGCCGAACACCGCCAGGACGCGAGCAAACGCGTGCTGCAGAAGAAACTCGCGCAGGAAGTGACGAGCTTCATACACGGCGAAGAAGAATACCTCAACGCTGTTAAAACCACTGATAAGCTCTTCAACACTTCCATCGATTCGTTACGTGAGCTTTCTGAAGAAGAACTGATGCAGGTGTTTACGGGCGTAGTAAAGTTTGAAATGCCCGCCGCCGTGTTGGAAGCAGGAAAAGACGTGGTTACTTTCCTCGCAGAAGCGGGCGTGTTCCCCAGCAAAGGCGAAGCGCGCAAAACGATCCAGGGCGGAGGCGTGAGCATGAACGGCTCAAAGCTGACCGCAATCGACCTGAAGATCGACGGATCGTCGCTGCTGAACGCCAATAGCATTCTTTTCCAAAAGGGGAAGAAGAATTATTACCTGGTGAAGATCATTTAG
- a CDS encoding cob(I)yrinic acid a,c-diamide adenosyltransferase, with product MAFRIYTKTGDKGKTSLIGGTKVSKGHLRIETYGTVDELNSWIGLVNDHMTDPDVRAMLRESQDRLFTIGASLATDPEKESKMKRPDLHEEDVKMLEDAMDKMDATLPEMKHFILPGGHVAVSHCHIARCVCRRAERLCVALMDEGQPVEPLVLQYINRLSDYLFMLARYVGHQLQVEELPWRPRM from the coding sequence ATGGCTTTCAGAATATATACCAAAACGGGCGACAAAGGCAAGACTTCCCTCATCGGGGGCACCAAAGTCTCCAAAGGGCACCTCCGCATCGAAACTTACGGCACCGTAGACGAACTGAACTCCTGGATCGGCCTCGTCAACGATCATATGACCGACCCCGACGTGCGCGCCATGCTCCGCGAATCGCAGGACCGCCTATTCACCATCGGCGCCTCCCTGGCCACCGACCCGGAGAAGGAATCCAAAATGAAACGGCCCGATCTCCACGAAGAAGACGTTAAAATGCTGGAAGACGCGATGGACAAAATGGACGCGACCTTACCGGAAATGAAACATTTCATCCTGCCCGGCGGCCACGTAGCCGTATCGCATTGCCATATCGCCCGGTGCGTTTGCCGGCGGGCGGAACGGCTGTGCGTGGCGCTGATGGACGAAGGACAACCGGTTGAGCCGCTCGTGCTGCAATATATCAACCGGCTGAGCGATTACCTGTTCATGCTGGCGCGGTATGTGGGGCATCAGTTACAGGTGGAAGAACTCCCCTGGCGGCCCCGGATGTGA
- a CDS encoding ABC transporter ATP-binding protein: protein MTQSVIHLEGIRKSYFIGKNELPVLKGVSLDIGRNEYVALMGPSGSGKSTLMNILGALDTPTAGSYILSGHDVSRMEDNELARIRNQEIGFVFQQFNLMPRLTALENVAVPLIYAGISKREREDKARAMLEKVGLGERYKHKPNELSGGQCQRVAIARALVNDPSLILADEPTGNLDTKTSIEIMDIFGKIHAGGNTVVLVTHEEDIAEHARRIIRLRDGLVESDKMNPVREAVAR from the coding sequence ATGACCCAATCCGTTATCCACCTGGAAGGCATCCGGAAAAGCTATTTCATCGGCAAAAACGAGCTGCCTGTCCTCAAAGGCGTGAGCCTGGACATTGGCCGCAACGAATACGTAGCCCTCATGGGGCCCTCCGGCTCCGGCAAATCCACCCTGATGAACATCCTCGGCGCGCTGGACACACCCACCGCCGGCAGTTATATCCTCAGCGGGCACGATGTGAGCAGGATGGAGGATAACGAACTGGCCCGCATCCGCAACCAGGAGATCGGGTTCGTATTCCAGCAGTTCAACCTCATGCCCCGCCTCACCGCACTCGAAAACGTGGCCGTTCCCCTCATCTACGCCGGCATCAGCAAGCGGGAACGGGAAGACAAAGCCCGCGCCATGCTTGAAAAGGTTGGTCTTGGCGAAAGATACAAACACAAGCCCAACGAGCTTTCCGGCGGCCAATGCCAACGCGTGGCCATCGCCCGGGCACTGGTGAACGACCCCTCGCTCATCCTGGCCGACGAGCCCACCGGTAACCTGGATACCAAAACATCCATCGAAATCATGGACATTTTTGGGAAAATCCACGCCGGCGGCAACACCGTAGTGCTGGTTACGCACGAGGAAGACATCGCCGAACACGCCCGCCGCATCATCCGCCTGCGCGACGGCCTCGTGGAATCCGACAAAATGAACCCCGTAAGGGAAGCGGTAGCCAGATAA
- the gatC gene encoding Asp-tRNA(Asn)/Glu-tRNA(Gln) amidotransferase subunit GatC, which yields MEVNDALIRQLATLARLEIGQEEGETIRQDLQRMITFVEKLNELDTTDVKPLLHMTRDANVFREDAVLPAITREEGLRNAPVHTDEYFSVPKVIKK from the coding sequence ATGGAAGTGAATGACGCCCTGATCCGGCAGCTGGCTACGCTGGCAAGACTGGAAATCGGCCAGGAAGAAGGGGAAACCATCCGGCAGGACCTCCAGCGGATGATCACCTTTGTGGAGAAACTGAACGAACTGGACACGACAGATGTGAAACCACTGCTGCACATGACCCGCGACGCCAACGTTTTCCGCGAAGACGCTGTGCTCCCGGCCATTACCCGGGAAGAAGGGCTTCGCAACGCACCCGTCCACACAGACGAATATTTCAGCGTTCCCAAAGTAATCAAGAAATAA
- the trpS gene encoding tryptophan--tRNA ligase: protein MAKEKEIVVSGIRSTGILHLGNYFGAIRNYIRMQEEFNCYFFVADWHALTTHPDPTSLRGNVYRVLAENIASGLDPDKVTLYVQSDIPEIAELYLLLNMMAYKGELERVPTFKDKVRQNPNNVNAGLLTYPVLMSADILIHRAVKVPVGKDQEQHLEMSRNFAQRFNERYGELFPEPYPFNYGDDLVRIMSLDGNGKMSKSENENSTLYLNDSDDSIRAKIKKAKTDSGPQEPNSAKPDYIENLFTLMKLVSTPDTVQFFEDAFNGCSIRYGDMKKQLGEDMVNFIRPIREKAEAIQQDHAYLHRIMRQGAEKSRESAAATLAEARKLMGLNFY from the coding sequence ATGGCTAAGGAAAAAGAAATCGTAGTGAGCGGCATCCGCTCTACAGGCATTTTGCACCTCGGAAACTATTTTGGTGCCATCCGTAATTACATCCGGATGCAGGAAGAATTCAACTGTTATTTTTTCGTGGCCGACTGGCATGCCCTCACCACGCATCCTGACCCTACCAGCCTGCGCGGCAACGTGTACCGGGTGCTGGCCGAGAACATCGCTTCCGGCCTCGATCCCGATAAAGTTACCTTGTACGTACAGAGCGATATTCCGGAGATCGCGGAACTTTACCTGCTGCTCAATATGATGGCGTATAAAGGGGAACTGGAAAGAGTGCCTACGTTCAAAGATAAAGTACGTCAGAATCCCAATAACGTGAACGCCGGGCTGCTGACCTACCCCGTCCTCATGTCTGCCGATATCCTCATTCACCGTGCGGTGAAAGTACCCGTAGGCAAAGATCAGGAGCAGCACCTCGAAATGAGCCGCAACTTTGCGCAGCGCTTCAACGAGCGCTATGGAGAACTCTTCCCCGAGCCGTACCCGTTCAACTACGGCGACGATCTCGTGCGTATCATGAGCCTCGACGGCAACGGTAAAATGAGCAAAAGCGAGAACGAGAATTCCACGCTGTACCTCAACGACAGCGATGATTCCATTCGCGCCAAAATAAAGAAGGCAAAGACGGACAGCGGCCCCCAGGAGCCCAATTCCGCCAAGCCCGATTATATCGAAAACCTCTTCACGCTGATGAAATTGGTTTCTACGCCCGACACCGTGCAGTTCTTCGAAGACGCCTTCAACGGTTGCAGCATCCGCTACGGCGATATGAAAAAGCAGCTGGGCGAGGATATGGTGAACTTCATCCGCCCGATCCGCGAGAAGGCCGAAGCGATCCAGCAAGACCATGCCTACCTGCACCGCATCATGCGCCAGGGGGCCGAGAAATCCCGCGAGTCCGCCGCCGCCACGCTGGCCGAGGCGCGCAAGCTCATGGGCCTCAATTTCTATTGA
- a CDS encoding deoxynucleoside kinase encodes MAKNKIKHIAVAGNIGAGKTTLTEMLSKHYKWVPQFEDVEHNPYLTDFYDDMPRWSFNLQVYFLHSRLKQLVDIQHGKDTVIQDRTIYEDAHIFAPNLYEMGLMTKRDFDNYFNFFETLKSMVKPPDLLIYLQASVPTLVAQIQKRGREYEENIRLDYLKRLNEYYNSWIEKYKDGPLLIIDVDKNKFPENEEDLGEIISRVDSELYGLF; translated from the coding sequence ATGGCAAAGAATAAAATCAAGCATATTGCGGTAGCCGGTAATATCGGCGCCGGAAAAACCACCCTCACGGAAATGCTGTCGAAGCATTACAAATGGGTGCCGCAGTTCGAGGACGTAGAGCATAATCCATATCTGACTGATTTTTATGACGATATGCCGCGCTGGTCGTTCAACCTGCAGGTATATTTTCTGCACAGTCGCCTCAAGCAACTGGTTGATATCCAGCATGGTAAGGATACCGTGATCCAGGATCGCACCATCTATGAAGATGCGCACATTTTTGCGCCGAATCTGTACGAGATGGGCTTGATGACGAAGCGCGATTTCGATAACTATTTTAATTTCTTCGAGACGTTGAAATCGATGGTAAAACCGCCGGATTTATTGATTTATTTGCAGGCATCCGTACCTACACTGGTGGCGCAGATCCAGAAGCGCGGCCGTGAGTATGAGGAAAATATCCGGCTCGACTATCTGAAACGCCTCAACGAATATTACAACAGTTGGATCGAGAAATATAAGGATGGTCCGTTGCTTATCATCGACGTCGACAAAAATAAGTTCCCGGAAAACGAGGAAGATCTCGGTGAAATTATTTCGCGCGTAGATTCAGAGCTGTACGGGCTTTTCTAA